From Paenibacillus graminis, a single genomic window includes:
- a CDS encoding AAA family ATPase, with the protein MKIEELQIGGYGRLHNREMKLDSGISLLYGRNEAGKSTTLQFIRAMLFGIPGRANLLERYEPAQGGQHGGMLTARDREGGQWRIRRYMTGGETPGRSEKLHITVSYPDGRTEEAGQTEMERRLLGGISRSMFRQLFAVSLDELQELGALQSEEMSSYLFHAGMGGGGEIMRAERRLQQDAEKLYKPRGKLQEAAKVLQSIEKLEREAAESRSYLPRYNQNIADLEAVELQLTQIEDRRRIAAGRLVHLRKAQEIRELWLKWSEAKLELAELPVIAGAFPEDGAARWRTLETEVQNAEGVVFRLKRQHRELAAELEKHPPDERLQAQGPHLEALDRRRSSYEDKKSEAERLAAELDALQVHLERILRGIGAGWGKAELAGFSATAADREAARRFAAGFSAYDRRMEAREAERQTLRSRLAAAAAALQAADRALAREHAAGATDFAGLAKRSPRELLQLWDELQLAAERWREAQLGGEPLRGRGAAGSGTGSAGRRAQRYRRMLLAGAALTLLLPPALWLTGAPPVSAWAALGLLAAADLALWVALRAERRADTAPPGHGGEGSAAAAEMRRLRGLLLSGAAPESGLGRPGQRPAGGVSPDASGLEAGMKELRRLMDAWNAWRQRVEKLAAEREACRVELDSLSGQEHALAAELEQAEADFTALAGRYEEWLHERKLPDGLSPEGLPDIFSMVEQGNELLRQEHKLAVRLGNLKSECFFFEREVSALMIEAGDGAIAEVGSGQNEGAGRDVGTSADAGHQNLSSDDPVNELEHSAGAVQALRSSDGVAATDRSDMPNAPAAADHEHPFSGSKTTSVSATPLQQQFEAVGLSLLSWLELRKREWDLLQMEQLRREGMNVRLLELQEELAVSSRELEELSRRSCELLHEGGAVDGEEFLRRSSAVQRRVELTKSIRQWELAMFGGWENQAAAELLTLLETHDAYTLAQERNTAEENAVSIEDERNAMLQHRGKLLQEREYLLERGLEDSVLQQLEEQRAALRVIAGQYAVTALAAELMGRTRRIYEREKQPQVLLLASEYFAKLTEGEYRRVVMTLGNKELKAEHKNLGLLDSGLLSRGTAEQLYLAIRLALAETMSRQANLPLLFDDLFVNFDERRLHAALALLGELSANRQIIMMTCHRHVVEAAARIIPAAQVISV; encoded by the coding sequence GTGAAAATAGAGGAGCTGCAGATTGGCGGTTATGGCCGCCTGCATAACCGTGAAATGAAGCTGGACAGCGGTATAAGCCTGCTCTATGGCCGCAATGAGGCCGGAAAAAGCACGACCTTGCAGTTCATACGCGCTATGCTCTTCGGCATTCCGGGCAGAGCCAACCTTCTTGAGCGCTATGAGCCTGCGCAAGGTGGGCAGCATGGCGGAATGCTGACCGCGCGTGATCGGGAAGGCGGCCAGTGGAGAATCCGCCGGTATATGACAGGTGGAGAGACACCGGGCAGAAGTGAAAAGCTGCACATTACGGTTAGTTACCCCGACGGAAGAACCGAAGAAGCAGGCCAAACGGAGATGGAGCGGCGTTTGCTGGGCGGTATCTCCCGCAGCATGTTCCGCCAGCTGTTTGCGGTTTCGCTGGATGAGCTGCAGGAGCTTGGCGCGCTGCAGTCCGAGGAAATGAGCAGCTATCTGTTCCATGCCGGTATGGGGGGCGGAGGTGAGATTATGCGGGCCGAGCGGCGGCTGCAGCAGGACGCGGAGAAGCTCTACAAGCCGCGCGGAAAGCTGCAGGAAGCAGCTAAAGTCCTGCAGTCGATTGAGAAGCTGGAGAGGGAGGCGGCCGAAAGCCGTTCCTATCTGCCGCGCTATAACCAGAACATAGCCGACTTGGAAGCTGTTGAGCTGCAGTTGACACAGATCGAGGACCGACGGCGGATCGCAGCCGGAAGACTCGTTCACTTGCGCAAAGCCCAGGAGATCCGCGAGCTGTGGCTGAAATGGAGCGAAGCCAAACTGGAGCTGGCGGAGCTTCCGGTGATCGCTGGGGCATTTCCTGAGGATGGAGCCGCCCGCTGGCGGACACTGGAGACTGAAGTGCAGAATGCCGAAGGGGTGGTCTTCCGTCTAAAGAGGCAGCACAGGGAACTTGCAGCTGAACTGGAGAAGCATCCGCCGGATGAACGGCTGCAGGCTCAGGGACCGCACCTCGAAGCTCTGGACCGCCGGCGCAGCAGCTATGAAGATAAGAAATCCGAAGCGGAACGCCTTGCAGCTGAACTTGATGCGCTGCAAGTGCATCTGGAACGCATTCTGCGCGGCATCGGGGCGGGCTGGGGCAAGGCTGAGCTGGCGGGCTTCTCCGCTACGGCGGCAGACCGTGAAGCTGCAAGGCGCTTTGCAGCAGGCTTCAGTGCGTATGACCGCCGCATGGAAGCGCGTGAAGCGGAGCGCCAGACGCTGCGCTCCCGCCTGGCCGCTGCCGCCGCTGCGCTGCAGGCGGCAGACCGGGCCCTGGCGCGCGAGCACGCCGCCGGTGCAACCGACTTCGCGGGCTTAGCCAAGCGCAGCCCGCGCGAGCTGCTGCAGCTCTGGGACGAGCTGCAGCTGGCTGCCGAGCGCTGGCGCGAAGCGCAGCTCGGCGGAGAGCCGCTGCGCGGCCGCGGCGCCGCAGGCAGCGGCACCGGCAGCGCCGGGCGCCGGGCGCAGCGCTACCGGCGCATGCTGCTGGCGGGCGCAGCGCTTACGCTGCTGCTGCCGCCAGCGTTGTGGCTGACCGGCGCACCGCCGGTCAGCGCCTGGGCCGCACTCGGCCTGCTGGCCGCAGCGGACCTGGCCCTGTGGGTGGCCCTGCGCGCGGAGCGCAGGGCGGACACGGCCCCGCCGGGGCACGGCGGGGAGGGCAGCGCAGCCGCTGCGGAGATGCGGCGGCTGCGGGGGCTGCTGCTCTCCGGCGCGGCGCCGGAGAGCGGGCTTGGCAGGCCGGGGCAGCGGCCGGCCGGAGGCGTAAGCCCTGACGCCAGCGGGCTGGAGGCCGGGATGAAAGAGCTTCGCAGGCTTATGGATGCATGGAACGCATGGCGGCAGCGTGTGGAAAAACTGGCTGCCGAACGGGAGGCCTGCCGGGTTGAGCTGGACTCGCTTTCGGGACAGGAACATGCACTCGCCGCGGAACTGGAGCAGGCCGAGGCTGATTTCACAGCGCTGGCCGGACGCTATGAGGAATGGCTGCATGAACGCAAGCTGCCTGACGGCCTCTCGCCCGAGGGCCTGCCGGATATATTCTCCATGGTGGAGCAAGGCAACGAGCTGCTGCGTCAGGAGCATAAGCTTGCTGTGCGTCTGGGTAACTTGAAATCCGAGTGTTTTTTCTTTGAACGGGAAGTATCGGCATTAATGATTGAAGCCGGAGATGGAGCTATAGCTGAAGTGGGATCGGGGCAGAATGAAGGGGCTGGGAGGGACGTGGGTACGTCTGCTGATGCAGGCCACCAGAACTTGTCTTCGGATGACCCGGTGAATGAATTAGAGCATTCTGCCGGAGCTGTTCAAGCTCTTCGAAGCTCAGACGGTGTTGCTGCTACCGACCGGTCTGATATGCCCAATGCTCCTGCAGCAGCTGATCACGAACATCCATTTTCGGGTTCTAAGACGACCTCTGTCTCAGCTACTCCGCTTCAACAGCAATTCGAAGCTGTGGGTTTATCTCTTCTCAGCTGGCTGGAGTTGAGGAAGCGGGAGTGGGACCTTCTACAGATGGAGCAGCTGCGCCGGGAAGGAATGAACGTTCGGCTGCTGGAACTGCAGGAAGAGCTGGCAGTGAGCAGCAGGGAACTGGAGGAACTGTCACGCCGTTCCTGCGAATTGCTGCACGAAGGCGGAGCTGTGGACGGTGAGGAATTTCTGCGGCGGTCCTCGGCTGTACAACGGCGCGTTGAGCTGACGAAATCGATCCGTCAATGGGAGCTGGCTATGTTCGGAGGCTGGGAGAATCAAGCCGCCGCCGAGCTGCTGACACTGCTGGAGACTCATGATGCATACACTTTGGCACAGGAACGGAATACTGCGGAGGAGAACGCAGTTAGTATTGAAGATGAACGCAATGCTATGCTGCAGCATCGGGGCAAGCTACTGCAGGAGCGTGAATATTTGCTGGAGCGTGGGCTGGAGGATTCAGTCCTCCAGCAGCTAGAGGAGCAGCGGGCGGCGCTGCGGGTAATTGCAGGCCAATATGCAGTAACAGCATTGGCGGCTGAACTAATGGGCAGAACGCGCCGTATCTATGAGCGGGAGAAGCAGCCGCAGGTGCTGCTGCTGGCGTCCGAGTATTTTGCTAAACTGACGGAAGGGGAGTACCGGCGGGTGGTTATGACACTTGGCAATAAGGAGCTAAAAGCGGAGCATAAGAACCTGGGGCTGCTGGACAGCGGCCTGCTCAGCCGGGGAACGGCGGAGCAGCTGTACCTGGCTATCCGGCTGGCGCTTGCCGAGACGATGTCACGGCAGGCAAATCTCCCGCTGCTGTTCGACGACCTGTTCGTTAATTTCGATGAACGCCGGCTGCATGCGGCACTCGCCCTGCTCGGCGAGCTGTCTGCAAACCGGCAGATTATCATGATGACCTGCCACCGGCATGTGGTTGAAGCGGCAGCCAGGATCATTCCCGCAGCGCAGGTTATTTCCGTCTAG
- a CDS encoding YkvI family membrane protein: MKSHVRTLQIAFTYIGTIVGAGFATGQEILRFFTRYGHWAVLTILFSTVLFIWLGTKMMIIARRVQAESYEDFNRHLFGERTGRSISLFTMIILIGVNSIMLAGAGAIFQEHLGMPYQAGLLLTILGSYLLLKRGISGILQINSLVVPLMLTLSLIIIFNTLGVPGAERFLFLPTDHSFFGAWMSPLLYTAFNLGMAQAVLVPLARHTNDEKALLRGGILGGIGIGFMLLAAHFAMSSQMPGILQYEIPMGTIAIRLGPAVQSIYLLLIFMEIFSTFVADIFGVGVQLQQRLPVAPVLVTPLLMLICYVFSQFGFSSLLSIFYPIFGAVSLVWVVMLLRAPMSPPPGPADPPPGKEGKGITIAAVKPVIRITRK; this comes from the coding sequence ATGAAATCCCATGTCCGCACACTGCAAATCGCCTTTACCTATATTGGTACTATCGTAGGCGCCGGTTTCGCTACCGGCCAGGAAATCCTCCGTTTCTTCACACGTTATGGACACTGGGCGGTGCTGACCATCCTGTTCTCCACCGTCCTGTTTATCTGGCTCGGCACCAAAATGATGATCATCGCCCGGCGCGTTCAAGCAGAGTCTTATGAGGATTTCAACCGCCATCTTTTCGGTGAACGTACCGGGAGAAGCATCAGCCTGTTCACCATGATTATCCTGATTGGCGTGAACAGCATTATGCTGGCCGGGGCCGGAGCTATTTTTCAGGAGCATCTCGGAATGCCCTATCAGGCTGGGCTTCTGTTGACCATTCTGGGTTCCTACCTGCTGCTGAAGCGCGGAATTTCAGGTATCCTGCAGATCAACAGCCTGGTGGTGCCGTTAATGCTTACTCTGTCGCTAATTATTATTTTTAATACGCTGGGCGTGCCCGGTGCGGAACGTTTTTTGTTCCTTCCGACGGATCACAGCTTCTTTGGCGCCTGGATGTCCCCCCTGCTCTATACGGCGTTCAATCTCGGAATGGCCCAAGCCGTACTGGTGCCGCTGGCCCGGCATACGAATGATGAAAAAGCTCTGCTGCGCGGCGGGATTCTCGGGGGGATAGGTATTGGCTTCATGCTGCTCGCGGCACATTTTGCCATGAGCTCGCAAATGCCGGGCATCCTTCAGTATGAGATTCCAATGGGCACCATCGCCATCCGTCTTGGCCCTGCCGTACAGAGTATCTATCTCCTGCTGATTTTCATGGAGATCTTCAGCACTTTTGTCGCTGATATCTTTGGTGTCGGCGTACAGCTTCAACAGCGCCTGCCGGTCGCCCCTGTCCTCGTGACTCCACTCTTGATGCTGATCTGCTACGTGTTCAGCCAGTTTGGCTTCAGCTCGCTTCTGTCTATATTTTACCCTATCTTCGGCGCAGTGTCGCTGGTATGGGTCGTAATGCTGCTGCGTGCCCCAATGTCCCCGCCTCCAGGCCCGGCAGATCCTCCTCCAGGCAAGGAGGGTAAAGGGATCACTATCGCCGCTGTTAAACCAGTGATCCGGATTACACGAAAATAA